Genomic DNA from Pelagibaculum spongiae:
GATTACGGTTATTTTTACTTGGCACCGACTAATACCGGTTTGTTAGCGGAAGTCGATATTAATAATGATGGAAAAATAACCCTGCCGGGTGATGGCTATGGTTTTGGTGATTACCATGGTCAATATGGTTTTGTGCTGTTGTCGCGATATCCGCTGGATATTAAAAACGCTCGAAGCTTTCAGCAATTTTTATGGAAAGCGATGCCTGATGCTGCTTTACCTGTGAATGCTGATGGTTCGAGTTATTACTCGGCTGAAGTGCTGGAGCAATTTCGTTTATCTTCAAAAAATCATATTGATTTGCCGGTGAACATTAACGGTAAAACAATTCATTTATTGGCCATGCACCCCACACCGCCAATTTTTCAAGGCGCAGAGCAGCGCAGTGGCCGGCGTAACCATGATGAAATTCGATTGTTTGCTGATTATATCGACCATGAAAAATCGGCTTACCTGGTTGATGATGCCGGGCAAGCCAGTGGCTTGGCAGATGACCAGTCTTTTGTACTGCTGGGTGATTTTAATGCCGACCCGGTTGATGGCGACAGCTTTCAAAATTCCATTATGCAGTTGTTGCAGCACCCGAAAATTAATCGCTCGGCAGCTTTGGGTGAGTTAACGCCAAAAAGCGCAGGTGGCGGGGCGGCCTTTGCCAAATCGCTGCCTCAGTTAAAACATCGGGGGAATCCGGCGCATTGCAGCCATATTTTTCCGCTGCGGCTGGATTATGTGCTGCCTTCAGTTGACCTGAATGTGCTGAATAGCGGGGTTTATTGGTATCCGCCAGAACATGAGTTGGGCTATTTGTTTTCCAATCAAAAGTTAGAGCAGGGCAAATCCGTTGCATCAGATCATCGATTGGTTTGGTTGGATATTCAGCGCTAATGGTCGCTATCCAGCTGAAATAAATGCTGCACAATGTTAGCTTGCTGCACAGAATTTCCAGCGTTGATATGAAGTATGAGCAATATGAACTGGTGCCAGGCCATTTTACTGGATTTGGACGGAACCCTGATTGACAGTGAAGCGGGCTATGAAAAGCTGTGGAAAAAAACCGCTTCTGAGTTTGGAATCAATCTAACTGATCAGATGTACGCCCGTTTTGTGGGGGCTCGCTATGATCACTGTAAAGACTATATGGCGGAAATTGGTGGCGAAGGTTTTGACCGTGAAGTCTTTGTCGATCGGTTAGAAGTTCACGGTGCAGCGCTGTTTGAACAGGGCATGCCGCTAAAAGCAGGTGTTGAGGCTTTATTTGAAAAGCTGAATGCTGGCAATCGTCCTTTTGCTCTGGTGACTTCCTCTCGAATGGAAATTGCCCAGATGCATATGCAGCAGCACCCTTGTTTAACTGGCTTTACTACGCTGGTTACGGGTGATCAGGTCGATACTCCCAAACCAAACCCCAAGCCTTATTTAATCGCCTGTGAACGGTTAAAAATTGAACCTTCTGCTGCATTGGGTGTTGAAGATTCCATGCCAGGTTTGCGCTCGGTTTTAGCTGCCGGTTGTAAAAGCCTGTTGATTCCAGATGGGCCGATTGATCCACAAATTGCCGGTCAGGCGGATTATCGTTTTGACTCGTTACTGCCATTGGTGGAGCTGCTCTAACGTTTAACACAATAAAACACTAACAAATCCACTCTAGGGAAGATTATCTATGTTGCGCCGAAACTTTTTAACTGGTTGCCTATTGGTTGCGTTTTCATTGTTAGCAAGTGGCTGCAGTGGCGAACCCGCTGAGAAAGGAATCCGTCGTTCAATTGACTTGATGATTGCAGCGGTTGAGCAGGGTAAACCCAGTCAATTTATTGAACTGATTGATAGCGGTTTTAGTGCCGACGGCCCGCATGGCCAGTTGAATAAATTCCAGAGTGGTATTTTTCTACGTAGCCAGCTGAAGCGCTATGGCCAACTATCGGTGCATTTAGTGGCATTGAATATTGAAGTGGATCCAATCTATGAAGGGCAGGCCAATGCGACGGCTGAATTATTAGTCACCGGTGGGCGAGGGCTGTTGCCAGAGAATGGTCGATTGGTGAGTGTGAAAAGCCGCTGGATTAGCCACACTACAGAATGGCGATTGCAACAGTTGGATTGGCAATAAAGTAATTTTGGATTATTGAAGATCATATTTTGTGAGCGAAGTACCAGTTCAGATTTAGATGTTCGTTTTAATGCGTTTTTCATTTCCAGTGCGAACATTTGTTGATTTGGCGCAAATCGCTAGCCAATTGATTTATCTATAGTCGCAGCGGTTGGCACATTACCGGGCGGCTGGTTTCTACTCTCCCCCTAACCACGCCGGGTAACGCTAAACGTAATTTTATCATGCCTCTCTTTTGATATATCGTTTTGAAGGCAGGATGCCTTCTGACATGATTGATCTTTATGTGCATATCCTTTTGGGCCGCTAATTTAGCGGCCTTTTTTTTATTTACAGGATGCCGGTGCGTGTATCCCCAGAGATAATGTCTTTACACGCTCGGTTTAGCCCGATTTTTCTTAAAGAAAAGATCTTGCGAAATCAGCATACCCGCCATCATTAATCCACAACCAATCAATGCGCGCTCAGTCAAATGTTCGTCAAGCAACAACCAGCCACCTAAAACAGCAAATACCGCTTCTAAACTCAAAATTATTGAAGCGTGGGCAGCCGGTGCTTTTTTCTGGCCGACAATTTGTAAGGTGTAGGCAATTGCAGTCGACATTAATCCGGCATATGCCAGTGGCAGCCAAGATTTTCCAATCGCATCGATAGTGATGGTTTCAAGCGGCAGCGCCACAGCAAGACTTAATACGCCGCAAACGGCAAACTGAATTGAAGATAAAGTCAGCGTATTATGTTTCGGCGCTAGCCAGCCCACCAGCAATACATGAGCGGCCCAAAAGACTGAACCGATCAGTTCTAGCACATCGCCCTTGTTGATTCCGCTGCCTTTTTCAATCGTCAGAAAATATAAACCTGCTAAAGCAATTAAGGCGCCAAACCAAGTGATTGAGCGAGTTTTTTGCGCAAAAAACAAACCAATCACCGGCACCAATACAATATAAAGCCCGGTGATAAAACCGGCTTTTCCTGCGGTGGTGTATTGCAAGCCAACTTGTTGCAATGACGCGCCACAAAATAACAACAGTCCTAGCGCTAATCCGCCGAACCAAACGCCTTTTGGTGTCGAAGTCGGGTGAGGTTTTTTATCTGGCAGCAGCCAAAGCAAAGGAAGCAGGGCCAGTGAGCCCATTAAAAAACGAATGCCGTTAAAACTGAATGGACCCAGATGCTCCATTCCCACACGCTGGGCAACAAAGGCAAAACCCCAGATTGCAGCGGTGAGCATTAAGATGGCGTCAGATTGCAGAGTTTGTCCGGCATCTGGATTATTAGAATGAGGGCTATTGCTACTCAAGCGATCAGTACTTCGGCTCATAGGATCACTATTCAAAAATTGTGAATAGGGATTCTACATTGAAATCCAATCTTTTGAAGATAAAGGCTAGCTCAGCGTATTTACCTCGGGTAATTCTACTTGATCACTTGCTCTAAGCTTTAGGTTGGTTAATAGGTTATCGAGAAGTGCGATATAAATATCGCTTTTGGAATTGATGGTATTAATGCCCATCTCCCGACAACAATCTAGTTCTGTTGCATTGTCATCAATCAGCCAAACATTTCTAGAGTCTGCGGAAGAGCCATATTTTTTAGGTACATAGTAATGCTAACGTCATTGTGAAGTCTGTCGGCTTTTTTTTTGCTTTTCCTGATAGCAGAGAAATCAGGGCTATTGGCGAGTTCTGAAAACTGTGATTTAAAAGCAGTGAGTTGATCGTCTTTTCTAAGATAACTTGCATACTCAAGGAGTTCTTCGCAATTAAAAAAACCTGAAATATTTTTTTAATAAGATTTTTTCCGTATGCTCCGTATGTTAAAAAAATCAGTTCAATTTCTTGGTTGATTTTATATTGACGAAGTATTTCTGAAAAAAATGCCAGTGCATCCATTGATAAAGTGCAATTAGAGTAATCGCTGACTGGTCACTTCTTCGATACTTGAATGTTGGGCCAACATTTAACTTTTGTCGATCGGAGAGGCGCTTCTCTTGCTGGTCTATATGAGTAAATAGTGTTTCGTCTAAATCACAAAATATGTAGTACACGTTGAACATTCCATTGTTCAGAATAAAACAATCTTGGCTGATTTATTAAAAAAAGCGAGTTGCGACAGCCATGGAGGCTGTCGCAGATAAGGTCAAGCTTAAGCTTAAGCCGCAATTCCAGTGTGGCGCAACAAGGCATCAATGCTTGGCTGGCGACCACGGAAGGCTTCAAACAATTCTTGTGGCGGCTGAGAGCCGCCTTTTTCCAGAATGCAGTTCAAGAAGTCTTTACCGACTTGTGGGTTGAATACGCCTTCTTCTTCAAAGCGAGAGAATGCATCGGCACTCAGTACTTCAGCCCATTTGTAGCTGTAATAACCCGCTGCGTAACCACCGCCAAAGATATGGCCAAAGCTATGCTGGAAGCGGTTAAATTCAGCCACCGGTACTACGGCAATTTGTGCTCGCACCTGGTCAAGAATTTGCTGAATACGAGCGCCTTGAGCTGGATCGAATTCTTTATGAATACGCATATCGAATAAAGAGAACTCAATTTGACGTGCCATGCCCATGGCTGACTGGAAGTTTTTAGCTGCCAGCATTTTCTCAAGCATTTCTGTTGGTAAAGCGTCACCGGTTTCAAAATGGCCAGAGATAATTTTTAATCCTTCAGGATCCCAGCAGAAGTTTTCCATAAACTGACTTGGCAGCTCTACTGCGTCCCATGCCACACCGTTAATTCCGGCAACGCCAGCAGCAGTTACTTGAGTCAGCATATGGTGAATACCATGGCCAAACTCGTGGAATAAAGTGGTCACTTCATCGTGAGTTAACAGCGCAGGCTGGTCACCCACTGGGCGAGTGAAGTTACAGGTTAAGTAAGCGACTGGGTTTTGCAGGCCAGACTCGGTGCTGCGACGATTACGGCAAACATCCATCCAAGCGCCGCCACGTTTGTGTTCACGGGCGTATAAATCAAGATAGAAACTACCGCGCAATTGGCCGCTGCTGTCTTTAATTTCAAAGAACTGCACTGCGTCGTTCCAAGTATCGGTACCCTGAACTTCAGTTACCGTCATACCAAACAGTTTATGGGTGATTTCAAACAAACCATTTAATACTTTATTCGCTGGGAACCATGGGCGAACAGCTTCCTGGGAAATCGCGTATTTATCTTGTTTGAGTTTTTCGCCGTAATAAGCGATATCCCATGATGCTAATTCACCAGCGCCGTGATTGGTGTTTGCCCAATCAGCTAATTCGGCCATTTCTTTTTCTGCCTGGCTGCGTGTTTTGCCAGCGAGGTCAGTTAAAAATTCAATCACCTGCTCAGGGGTGTCGGCCATTTTGGTTTCAACAGATAACTGTGCGTAATTATCAAAACCTAATAACTGTGCTTTTTCATGCTTCAGTTCTAATAACTGAGCCATGATCTCGCTGTTATCTTTTTCACTGCCGGTGACTGAAATTTCTGAAGCGCGAGTAACAAATGCGCGAGAAATTTCATGGCGTAATTCGCGGTTATCGCAATAAGTCATTACCGGTAAGAAACAAGGAATATCCAGCGTTAAACGCCAGCCTTTTTGACCCTTTTCTTCGGCAGAAGCAGCCATTTGCGCTTTGGCGTTATCTGGAATACCTGCTAGCTCAGCTTCATCTTCAACTAGTTTGCTCCATGCCATGGTGGCATCGAGGGTGTTTTCACTGAATTTGCTGGAAAGCTCAGACAATTTAGTTTGAATATCACCGAAGCGCTGACGCTTTTGCTCATCTAGCGCTACGCCAGATAAACGGAAATCGCGCAGGCTGTTTTCAATCACTTTCTTTTGAGACTGGCCCAGCGTAGCAAATTCAGCGCTATCGGCAATCGCCTGAATCGCTTCAAACAAGGCTCTGTTCTGCCCCATTTCTGTGCCCCATGCCGACAGTTTTGGTAAGCAGGCGTTATAGGCATTACGCAAATCTTCAGAGTTCACCACTGAATTCATATGGGAAACCGGAGACCAAGCTTGCTCCAGCTGATCATCCATTGCTTCCAGCGGTGCCATCAAACCGTCCCAGCTTAATTGAGGATTAGCTAGCAGCTCAGCAACCTTGCTGCGGCTTTGCTCAATCAGTTGCGTGATTGCAGGTTCGATTTGGTCGGTGGTGATTTGACTAAACGGTGGCAGAACAGCTGATGTAAGCAGAGGATTTTCAGTGGTCATGGAATTGAGTTACCCAATTGAGAATAAATATCACTGGCAATCCTAATCCTGATTTTGTTTGTGTGCCAGTAATGCGGGCGCAGTGGCGTGAGCCATCAGATAATTGCTGGTTGTTTGGCTGTTTTTGCTAGTAAAAAAGCAAATTTAGCCATCGGAAGAAAGTATCCGATGGCTATTTATTCACAATTTTGAATTAATTTTCTTGCTGGCGATTAACTAATGGTTGAGCGTAATTCAGTTCCAGATCCCAGGGGAAGCGTACCCAGGTTTCTTGGCTAAATTGGTAAACCGAACTATCGACCAAGCCTTCTCCGGCAGGTTTTACATATAAGGTCGCAATATGCGCCTTAGGCAGCTTTTCGCGCACCGCTTTCAATGTCATGCCGGTATCGACTAAATCATCGATCACTAGGTAACCTTCACCGTCAGTATCGATTGACACATCTTTTATAATCTTGAGCACGCCCATTTGTTGGTCGTCGTAACAGGAAATACACAGGGTATCGATCATGCGGATATTCAGTTCGCGGGCGATTATGGCGGCGGGAATCATACCGCCACGGGTGACAGCAATAATCCCTTTCCATTGCTGCTTATTGAGGAGGCGTCGGGCTAATTCACGGCTATCGCGATGGAGTTCTGCCCAGGATTTGATGACGTCGTTGTTATAACTGCTCATGGTTTTTTTACTACTGGTTTTACGGCAGCTTTTTATTGCAATACCGTGGGATTAGAGTATTGCCGAGCGATTTTATGGCATTTTCTGCAATTAAACAGCTAATTTTTACTGCTGTGATCTTTTCTGATCGAAACAACCCACCCTGACCGGCTGGTCATTTTGTCTTTTCCTCAGTAGAGTGCGATTCAATAAGGCAGTTTTACTGCCAGCATCACCCTAAAAAAAGCTGCAAATAACAATAATCAAAGAGGGAGACTGGGAATGCTCAGTCGTAGACAATTATTAAAAACCGGCATTGCCGGGGTATGTATGTTGGGCGCAGCACGCTTGGCTTACGGCCCGTTTGGTGAAAACGTATCTGCTTATTCCAGTGCGCTGTCTGATCAATTCCAATGGTTAACGCCGCAAAGAGCCAACATTGTTTCCCGCTTTGCACCGGTTATGTTGCAAGGAGCGATTCCTGCCAATAATCCGGCACGTCAGCAAACGCTGGATGAAGTGGTTTACGGCTTTGACTTGGCCGTTTCCGGTTTAACCCCTGCGATACAAAAAGAAGTTGACCAGCTATTTATGCTGCTGGAGTTGGCGCCTAGCCGACGGCTGCTATTTCAGGTTTGGGATGGCTGGGACCATGCAACGGATCAGCAGCTCGCAGATTTCCTTAATGCGATGAAAAATCATCCGATTGGTTTATTGCAAACGGCTTACGCAGCACTACACAAGCTGACCATGGCTGCTTGGTATGGCAATCCAAAATCATGGGAACGCATTGGCTACCCTGGTCCGCCGCATCATTTATTTGGAGGTGTCAGCTAATGATTATTGATCCTATTAAACAAGGTTTGGCTAGCGGTTGGGATCATCGAGATGGCGCCCTGCTGACTGAAGATTTAACTTTAGAGGCCGATGTAGCGATTATTGGTAGTGGTGCCGGTGGTGGTGTATCTGCTGAAATCCTCAGTCAGGCGGGTTTAAAGGTTCTGATTATTGAAGAAGGGCCGCTGAAAAGCTCAACTGATTTCAAAATGATGGAAAAAGATGCTTATCCGGCGCTCTATCAAGAATCGGCTGGCCGGCAAACCGCAGATAAAGCAATTAGCATTTTCCAGGGCCGGGCAGTCGGTGGCACCACGGTGGTTAATTGGACCACCAGTTTTCGTACTCCAGATCGAACCCTCGATTATTGGAAAGAGAATTTTGCTGTCGAAGGATTTTCTGCCCAAGAAATGCTGCCGTGGTTTTTAAAAATGGAACAGCGGCTGAATATCGATACCTGGAAAGCGCCGCCGAATGAAAACAACAGTATTCTACAGCGCGGCCTGACCAAATTAGGCATTCCTTCCCACACCATCCGCCGTAATGTTTTAGGTTGCTGGAATTTGGGTTATTGCGGCATGGGCTGCCCAACCAATGCCAAACAATCGATGCTGGTGACGACTTTACCGGCGGCACTTAATAGTGGTGCGACTTTAATCAGCCGATGCCGAGTGGAAAAAATTCAGTTCAAAAGCGACCAAGTAGTTGGTCTGGACTGTTTGGCTTTGGATGCTTCGGGTAATCGACCTTCCGGAACCAAGGTGACCGTTAAGGCCAAGCATTATGTATTGGCTGGCGGTGCGATTAACTCTCCAGCGCTATTGTTAAGGTCTAAAGCAGCCGATCCGAACAAAACTATTGGTGCTCGAACCTTTTTACACCCGGTAAATGCGGTGGCTGCTGAAATGCCGAAACGGGTTGAAGCTTATTCTGGTGCACCGCAATCGATCTATTCCGATTATTTCCAGCAGCAAGATCATGCCCAGGAAATGGGCTTTAAGTTAGAGGTGCCACCGCTGCATCCGGTGTTAATATCGATCATTCTCGGTGAGTTTGGTGAGCACCACGCTTCATTAATGCAGCGTTACCCGCGGGTTCATGCCATGATCGCTTTGCTTCGAGATGGCTTTCATGAACAAAGCCAGGGTGGGCAAGTAAAATTGCGCGATGATGGCTCGCCATTATTGGATTATCCAATTACTGACTATCTATGGGACGGCTTCCGCCGTGCTTGGAAGTCGATGGCTGAAACCCAGTTTGCTGCGGGTGCGCATCGAGTGATTCCAATGCATTTGGATTCACCTGTGATGGGATATTCAAGCTGGCAGGAGGCTCGGCGAGAAATTGATGAATTACCACTCCAAGCATTAAGAGCACGACTTTTATCGGCACATGTCATGGGCGGTTGTGCGATGGGCGAGGATCCAAAGCGTTCAGTAGTTAACAGTCAGGGACGTTTTCATCATGCCGATAACTTATGGGTGTTTGATGGCTCCGCTTTCCCGACTAGCATCAGTGCCAATCCACAGCTTTCTATATATGGTCTGGCTGCCAAACAAGCTTCAGGGCTAGCCCAGCGGTTAACCGGAACGATTCCCGTTTCGCAAAGCGCCTGAATCCCGGAGATTTTTGTGGTTGGTTATGGTTTAACCTTTGGTTTATTATGCGCTCATCCGCTGCAGGTAGGGACGTCAGCATGCAAAATACAGTGATTTATCCAGGAACTTTTGATCCCATCACCAACGGCCATGCCGATTTGGTGGAACGTGCCGCCAAAATGTTTGACCACGTGGTGTTAGGAGTGGCCGCTACAACAGGCAAGTCGCCGATGTTTGATCTTGAAGAAAGAGTCGAACTGGCACGACAAGTAGTCGGGCATCTGGAAAATGTGGAAATTGTCGGCTTCGAGGGGTTGCTGGTAGATTTCGCGAAGCACTGTAATGCGACAGCCTTAATCCGCGGCCTGCGGGCGGTATCCGATTTTGAATATGAGTTTCAGCTGGCCAATATGAACCGGCGCTTAATGCCAGAGTTGGAAAGTTTGTTTTTGACCCCAGCTGAGCAACACTCTTTTATTGCATCGACGTTGGTGAGAGAAATCGCCAAGCTGCATGGAGATGTTTCAGGTTTTGTTCACCCGGTCGTGACACAAGCGCTTCGGGATAAGGTCGGAACAAAGAAAACTTAAATATTGGTCAAATTTGCAGGAGGAGTCGTTTCATGGCCCTGATTATTACAGATGAATGCATTAACTGTGACGTTTGCGAGCCTGAGTGCCCAAACAGCGCGATCACCCAGGGCGAAGAAATTTATGAAATCGCTCCTGACCGTTGTACCGAGTGTGTAGGTCATTACGACGAACCCCAGTGTGTTGCTGTTTGCCCAGTGGACTGTATCCCAAAAGATCCAGATCACGTGGAAGATGAAGAGCAGCTGATGGTCAAGTACGACAAGCTACAAGCTGAATAAGTAATCTTCTCTATAAAGGAAGGTTCTGCATGGTGACCGATTAATCCAGTGATCATGCCTTAATAAAGGCGCACAACTGCAAACGTGGTTGGGCGCCTTTGTTATTTCAGGTGCTGTTTTGGTCATATCGGAAAATTGAAAGCCTTTCCCCTTGTTTGCTACAGCTAACTAGCTTTTAGCAGAGTCAGATTCGATGGTTTTTTTGGATTGAATAAACCACTCTGCAGGCGGCTTGCACGCACAATCAGTCACTTAGGGTGTTCTTTACAGATAACTTACTTTTTCTGGCAGATTCTTTAGCAAACCGCTTGTGTTCTGTCTTTGTATCCCTATAATGCGACCTCGCTGTCACGGCAGCAACGCAAACAGAACGAGACACGAACAACGAGACACAACGAATTGAACGGCTTTTAGCCAGTCAGACTGTTTGTTTCACTAGGTTTTTAAAGCTTTCTACTCGAAAGCGCCGTTTTAAAAACTTTTACAGTTCGCTTCAA
This window encodes:
- a CDS encoding endonuclease/exonuclease/phosphatase family protein, with translation MTESIRIATFNVAFDRRKAGQLNKQLGKPYHPQIKKVAEIIQRVRPDILLLNEFDHDGVAKNTQGIKDFIANYLNVSQQPTDKECLPIDYGYFYLAPTNTGLLAEVDINNDGKITLPGDGYGFGDYHGQYGFVLLSRYPLDIKNARSFQQFLWKAMPDAALPVNADGSSYYSAEVLEQFRLSSKNHIDLPVNINGKTIHLLAMHPTPPIFQGAEQRSGRRNHDEIRLFADYIDHEKSAYLVDDAGQASGLADDQSFVLLGDFNADPVDGDSFQNSIMQLLQHPKINRSAALGELTPKSAGGGAAFAKSLPQLKHRGNPAHCSHIFPLRLDYVLPSVDLNVLNSGVYWYPPEHELGYLFSNQKLEQGKSVASDHRLVWLDIQR
- a CDS encoding HAD family hydrolase, producing MNWCQAILLDLDGTLIDSEAGYEKLWKKTASEFGINLTDQMYARFVGARYDHCKDYMAEIGGEGFDREVFVDRLEVHGAALFEQGMPLKAGVEALFEKLNAGNRPFALVTSSRMEIAQMHMQQHPCLTGFTTLVTGDQVDTPKPNPKPYLIACERLKIEPSAALGVEDSMPGLRSVLAAGCKSLLIPDGPIDPQIAGQADYRFDSLLPLVELL
- a CDS encoding DMT family transporter; the encoded protein is MSRSTDRLSSNSPHSNNPDAGQTLQSDAILMLTAAIWGFAFVAQRVGMEHLGPFSFNGIRFLMGSLALLPLLWLLPDKKPHPTSTPKGVWFGGLALGLLLFCGASLQQVGLQYTTAGKAGFITGLYIVLVPVIGLFFAQKTRSITWFGALIALAGLYFLTIEKGSGINKGDVLELIGSVFWAAHVLLVGWLAPKHNTLTLSSIQFAVCGVLSLAVALPLETITIDAIGKSWLPLAYAGLMSTAIAYTLQIVGQKKAPAAHASIILSLEAVFAVLGGWLLLDEHLTERALIGCGLMMAGMLISQDLFFKKNRAKPSV
- the prlC gene encoding oligopeptidase A — translated: MTTENPLLTSAVLPPFSQITTDQIEPAITQLIEQSRSKVAELLANPQLSWDGLMAPLEAMDDQLEQAWSPVSHMNSVVNSEDLRNAYNACLPKLSAWGTEMGQNRALFEAIQAIADSAEFATLGQSQKKVIENSLRDFRLSGVALDEQKRQRFGDIQTKLSELSSKFSENTLDATMAWSKLVEDEAELAGIPDNAKAQMAASAEEKGQKGWRLTLDIPCFLPVMTYCDNRELRHEISRAFVTRASEISVTGSEKDNSEIMAQLLELKHEKAQLLGFDNYAQLSVETKMADTPEQVIEFLTDLAGKTRSQAEKEMAELADWANTNHGAGELASWDIAYYGEKLKQDKYAISQEAVRPWFPANKVLNGLFEITHKLFGMTVTEVQGTDTWNDAVQFFEIKDSSGQLRGSFYLDLYAREHKRGGAWMDVCRNRRSTESGLQNPVAYLTCNFTRPVGDQPALLTHDEVTTLFHEFGHGIHHMLTQVTAAGVAGINGVAWDAVELPSQFMENFCWDPEGLKIISGHFETGDALPTEMLEKMLAAKNFQSAMGMARQIEFSLFDMRIHKEFDPAQGARIQQILDQVRAQIAVVPVAEFNRFQHSFGHIFGGGYAAGYYSYKWAEVLSADAFSRFEEEGVFNPQVGKDFLNCILEKGGSQPPQELFEAFRGRQPSIDALLRHTGIAA
- the gpt gene encoding xanthine phosphoribosyltransferase, coding for MSSYNNDVIKSWAELHRDSRELARRLLNKQQWKGIIAVTRGGMIPAAIIARELNIRMIDTLCISCYDDQQMGVLKIIKDVSIDTDGEGYLVIDDLVDTGMTLKAVREKLPKAHIATLYVKPAGEGLVDSSVYQFSQETWVRFPWDLELNYAQPLVNRQQEN
- a CDS encoding GMC family oxidoreductase, which codes for MIIDPIKQGLASGWDHRDGALLTEDLTLEADVAIIGSGAGGGVSAEILSQAGLKVLIIEEGPLKSSTDFKMMEKDAYPALYQESAGRQTADKAISIFQGRAVGGTTVVNWTTSFRTPDRTLDYWKENFAVEGFSAQEMLPWFLKMEQRLNIDTWKAPPNENNSILQRGLTKLGIPSHTIRRNVLGCWNLGYCGMGCPTNAKQSMLVTTLPAALNSGATLISRCRVEKIQFKSDQVVGLDCLALDASGNRPSGTKVTVKAKHYVLAGGAINSPALLLRSKAADPNKTIGARTFLHPVNAVAAEMPKRVEAYSGAPQSIYSDYFQQQDHAQEMGFKLEVPPLHPVLISIILGEFGEHHASLMQRYPRVHAMIALLRDGFHEQSQGGQVKLRDDGSPLLDYPITDYLWDGFRRAWKSMAETQFAAGAHRVIPMHLDSPVMGYSSWQEARREIDELPLQALRARLLSAHVMGGCAMGEDPKRSVVNSQGRFHHADNLWVFDGSAFPTSISANPQLSIYGLAAKQASGLAQRLTGTIPVSQSA
- the coaD gene encoding pantetheine-phosphate adenylyltransferase is translated as MQNTVIYPGTFDPITNGHADLVERAAKMFDHVVLGVAATTGKSPMFDLEERVELARQVVGHLENVEIVGFEGLLVDFAKHCNATALIRGLRAVSDFEYEFQLANMNRRLMPELESLFLTPAEQHSFIASTLVREIAKLHGDVSGFVHPVVTQALRDKVGTKKT
- a CDS encoding YfhL family 4Fe-4S dicluster ferredoxin, whose product is MALIITDECINCDVCEPECPNSAITQGEEIYEIAPDRCTECVGHYDEPQCVAVCPVDCIPKDPDHVEDEEQLMVKYDKLQAE